The proteins below are encoded in one region of Oryzias melastigma strain HK-1 linkage group LG7, ASM292280v2, whole genome shotgun sequence:
- the plp2 gene encoding proteolipid protein 2, producing the protein MADTTGTSPAANCLEKLKSYVKTPKGFILSAEILISFIILICYAASLYGGYSAVAICEMVFAIIFFIIFMMELDKQIQLVNWVWSDFFRAIIGAILYIITSLICVIGGAGDGARIAGGVFGLIAGLLFAYDTYTIYLQIKSTRQHTAAATDDLA; encoded by the exons ATGGCTGACACAACTGGGACCAGCCCCGCGGCTAACTGCCTGGAGAAGCTCAAAAGTTACGTGAAGACCCCCAAAGGTTTCATCCTCTCCGCAGAAATA CTCATCAGTTTCATAATCCTCATCTGCTATGCCGCATCTCTATACGGAGGTTACTCCGCCGTCGCCATCTGCGAGATGGTCTTCGCCATAATCTTCTTTATCATCTTCATGATGGAGTTGGACAAACAGATCCAATTGGTGAACTGGGTCTGGAGT GATTTCTTCCGGGCCATAATCGGCGCCATCCTTTACATCATCACCTCCCTCATCTGCGTCATCGGAGGAGCTGGAGACGGAGCGCGGATCGCAGGCGGG GTTTTTGGTTTGATCGCCGGCCTGCTATTTGCATACGACACCTACACCATCTACTTACAGATCAAGAGTACCAGACAGCACACAGCAGCTGCCACTG ATGACCTCGCTTAA